From Xyrauchen texanus isolate HMW12.3.18 chromosome 36, RBS_HiC_50CHRs, whole genome shotgun sequence, one genomic window encodes:
- the LOC127629854 gene encoding A disintegrin and metalloproteinase with thrombospondin motifs 15-like: MSVFQVCLLTLLLMLFLTKTYLCLESEFCEPVRLDREHFPSHLIKKSVKLSKELVVYRISAFNQELYLNLLPDSSFLAPDGTFQYDTSSLGSDFRRCFYSGDVNTDMNSYAALSVCRGVRGAFSYNGMEYQLELRSSNTTLGLTSDDAEKTHIIRRRYINSPFTPNSTSWCGVTSGSNHGVVGSIEKYQHLKGHTETLMKSMSRSKRFASLPRYVEVLVVADESMAKFHGDDLKHYLLTLMSVTAKLYKHPSILNAISIVVVKLMVINEAEKGPRVSSNAALTLRNFCTWQKKLNKNNDKHPEYWDTAILFTKQDLCGATTCDTLGMADVGTMCDPKRSCSVIEDDGLPSAFTTAHELGHVFSMPHDNVKACEEVFGKLRDNHMMSPTLIQIDHHSPWSICSAAIITDFLDSGHGDCLLDQPQKLLALPEDPPGISYSLSRQCELAFGAGSKPCPYMQPCSKLWCTGKAKQQLVCQTRHFPWADGTNCGNNKLCYQGSCTDKQNATTVKVDGRWGRWGPYGPCSRTCGGGVQLAKRDCNNPISANGGKYCHGLRVKHRSCNLEFCKESGKSFREEQCEAFNGFNLNTNRLSPSVVWVPKYSGVSVKDRCKLICRANGTGYFYVLAQKVVDGTPCSPDTSAVCVQGKCIKAGCDGKLSSDMKFDKCGVCGGDNKNCKKVSGMFTKPIHGYNFVVTLPVGAANVDVRQRGYRGLVNDDNYLAVKNVYGKYLLNGNFVVSAVEKDIIVKGSLLRYSGTGTSVEILQASRPLKEPLTVELLSVGKMTPPRVRYSFYLTVGNKEDKILKKEHRSHAQNSVLENSNKVELKKPAYQMPSYKWVVADWDKCSVTCGNGVQSRRIQCLNSDGQTATHCDSTQKPSPMRVCGEPCPIWSIGEWSTCSKTCGKGFKRRPLRCITQTGLLLPRDHCSSKRKPQELDFCTVKPC, translated from the exons ATGTCGGTTTTCCAAGTTTGTTTGTTAACTCTCTTACTAATGCTGTTTTTAACGAAGACATACCTCTGTCTGGAAAGTGAATTTTGTGAACCTGTGCGACTTGACCGTGAACATTTCCCAAGTCACCTCATCAAAAAGAGTGTCAAACTGAGCAAAGAACTAGTTGTTTACAGAATAAGCGCTTTTAATCAGGAATTGTATCTTAATCTTCTGCCTGACTCTAGTTTTCTTGCTCCTGATGGCACATTTCAGTATGACACCTCGTCTTTAGGATCTGATTTTAGACGGTGCTTTTACTCCGGTGATGTTAACACAGACATGAATTCTTACGCAGCCCTCAGTGTCTGTCGAGGTGTCCGAGGGGCGTTTTCGTACAACGGGATGGAATACCAGCTCGAACTCAGGTCGAGCAATACAACACTAGGACTGACTTCAGATGATGCTGAAAAAACGCACATCATCCGCAGAAGATACATTAACAGTCCATTCACTCCAAACTCAACATCTTGGTGCGGAGTTACATCTGGTTCAAACCACGGCGTTGTGGGGTCCATAGAAAAGTACCAACATTTAAAGGGACACACAGAAACTTTGATGAAAAGCATGAGCAGATCAAAAAGATTCGCCTCTTTGCCAAGATACGTCGAGGTCCTGGTTGTTGCTGATGAGTCTATGGCAAAATTCCACGGTGACGACCTCAAGCATTATCTTTTGACCCTTATGTCTGTCACTGCAAAGCTGTACAAACACCCCAGTATCTTGAACGCCATCAGTATAGTGGTCGTGAAGCTTATGGTGATTAATGAGGCTGAGAAAGGACCTAGAGTATCCAGTAACGCGGCGCTAACCCTGCGCAATTTCTGCACCTGGCAGAAGAAGCTCAATAAGAACAACGACAAACATCCAGAGTACTGGGACACGGCTATTTTGTTTACAAAACAG GACCTGTGTGGGGCTACTACGTGTGACACTCTTGGTATGGCTGATGTAGGCACCATGTGTGATCCTAAAAGGAGCTGCTCAGTAATTGAAGATGATGGCCTCCCATCAGCCTTTACAACTGCACACGAACTAG GGCATGTCTTCAGTATGCCACATGACAATGTGAAGGCTTGTGAAGAGGTATTTGGAAAGTTGAGGGACAACCATATGATGTCCCCCACACTGATCCAGATTGACCACCACAGTCCCTGGTCCATCTGCAGTGCTGCCATCATCACAGACTTCCTAGATTCTGGACATG GTGACTGTCTGCTAGATCAGCCCCAAAAGCTATTGGCTCTACCAGAGGACCCTCCAGGCATCAGCTACTCACTCAGCCGTCAATGCGAGCTGGCCTTCGGTGCAGGATCTAAGCCCTGTCCATACATGCAGCCCTGCTCCAAACTGTGGTGCACTGGGAAAGCTAAACAACAGCTGGTGTGCCAGACTCGCCACTTTCCTTGGGCCGATGGTACTAACTGTGGCAACAACAAGCTATGCTACCAAGGGAGTTGTACTGATAAGCAAAATGCCACCACAGTTAAG GTAGATGGTCGTTGGGGTCGGTGGGGTCCATATGGTCCGTGTTCCCGTACGTGTGGGGGAGGGGTACAGCTGGCTAAAAGAGATTGTAACAACCCCATCTCTGCAAATGGGGGCAAGTACTGCCATGGATTGCGAGTGAAGCATCGCTCCTGCAACTTGGAGTTTTGTAAAGAGTCAG GAAAGAGCTTTAGAGAGGAGCAGTGTGAGGCATTCAATGGCTTTAATCTCAATACTAACAGACTTAGCCCCTCTGTTGTATGGGTTCCTAAATACTCTGGAGTCTCTGTTAAGGACAGATGCAAGCTTATCTGCCGAGCCAATGGAACTGGATACTTTTATGTCCTTGCACAAAAG GTGGTGGACGGAACACCTTGTTCGCCCGATACCTCAGCGGTTTGTGTTCAAGGAAAGTGCATTAAGGCTGGCTGTGATGGCAAGCTGAGCTCCGACATGAAGTTTGACAAGTGTGGTGTATGTGGCGGAGACAACAAAAACTGCAAAAAAGTCTCTGGAATGTTTACAAAACCTAT ACATGGGTATAACTTTGTGGTGACTCTACCTGTTGGGGCCGCAAACGTGGACGTAAGGCAGCGTGGTTACCGTGGTTTGGTCAATGATGACAACTATTTAGCAGTAAAGAATGTCTATGGCAAGTATCTCCTGAATGGAAATTTTGTGGTGTCAGCCGTAGAAAAAGACATTATTGTAAAGGGAAGTCTACTGCGCTACAGTGGAACCGGCACATCAGTGGAGATTCTACAAGCCTCCAGACCTCTGAAAGAGCCCCTAACAGTGGAATTGTTGTCAGTGGGTAAAATGACACCTCCTCGTGTGCGGTACTCCTTCTACCTGACTGTGGGGAATAAGGAGGACAAGATCTTAAAGAAGGAACATAGGAGCCATGCGCAGAACAGTGTGTTGGAGAACAGCAATAAAGTGGAACTGAAAAAGCCAGCCTATCAGATGCCTTCTTATAAATGGGTAGTGGCGGATTGGGATAAGTGCTCTGTTACCTGTGGGAATGGGGTCCAGAGCAGACGAATACAGTGTTTGAACTCAGACGGGCAAACAGCCACACACTGTGATAGCACCCAAAAACCCAGTCCCATGCGGGTGTGTGGTGAACCCTGCCCTATATGGAGCATCGGTGAATGGTCCACATGTTCTAAAACCTGTGGGAAAGGCTTTAAGAGACGTCCACTGCGCTGCATAACTCAGACAGGGCTGCTTTTACCCAGAGATCACTGCTCGAGCAAAAGAAAGCCACAAGAACTGGACTTTTGCACTGTTAAGCCCTGCTAG